The Peribacillus simplex genome contains a region encoding:
- a CDS encoding peptidase U32 family protein, which yields MNAIADKISKIVDGKRVIVKKPELLAPAGNLEKLKIAVHYGADAVFIGGQEYGLRSNAGNFTFEEMKEGVEFANKYGAKVYVTTNIFAHNENIDGLDEYLEGLQEAGVHGIIVADPLIIETCKRVAPNVEIHLSTQQSLSNWKAVQYWKEEGLERVVLARETSADEIREMKEKVDIEIEAFVHGAMCIAYSGRCTLSNHMTARDSNRGGCCQSCRWDYDLYELDQDGEKALFDKEDAPFAMSPKDLKLIESLPGMIEIGIDSLKVEGRMKSIHYIATVVSVYRKVIDAYCADPDNFKIKQEWLEELDKCANRETASSFMEGEIPGYKQQMFGNHTVKTRFDFAGLVLDYNEETKIVTMQQRNFFKPGDEVEFFGPEIENFTQKIGTIWDESGKELEAARHPLQIVRIQVDKRVYVNNMMRKEN from the coding sequence TTGAATGCTATTGCTGATAAAATTTCCAAGATCGTTGATGGAAAGAGAGTCATTGTAAAAAAACCGGAATTGCTGGCTCCGGCCGGCAACCTTGAAAAATTAAAAATTGCCGTCCATTACGGCGCGGATGCCGTGTTCATTGGCGGTCAGGAATATGGTCTTCGTTCCAATGCAGGCAACTTCACGTTTGAGGAAATGAAGGAAGGCGTCGAATTCGCTAATAAGTATGGTGCTAAAGTATATGTAACTACAAATATCTTCGCACATAATGAAAATATCGATGGTCTGGATGAATACCTGGAAGGTCTTCAGGAGGCTGGGGTACATGGTATCATCGTCGCCGATCCATTAATCATCGAAACATGCAAAAGGGTCGCTCCGAACGTCGAGATCCATTTAAGCACGCAGCAATCGCTTTCGAACTGGAAGGCTGTTCAGTATTGGAAAGAGGAAGGCTTGGAACGGGTAGTTTTGGCACGTGAGACGAGTGCTGATGAAATCCGTGAAATGAAGGAGAAGGTCGATATCGAAATCGAGGCTTTCGTTCATGGGGCCATGTGCATTGCCTATTCTGGACGCTGCACGCTTTCGAACCATATGACGGCACGTGATTCGAACCGCGGCGGCTGCTGTCAGTCTTGCCGTTGGGATTATGATTTATATGAGTTGGATCAAGACGGGGAAAAGGCTTTATTCGATAAAGAAGATGCTCCATTCGCAATGAGTCCAAAAGACTTGAAGCTGATTGAATCACTGCCAGGCATGATTGAAATTGGCATAGACAGCTTAAAAGTCGAAGGAAGAATGAAATCGATCCATTATATTGCAACAGTTGTCAGCGTCTATCGTAAAGTGATTGATGCGTATTGTGCCGATCCCGACAATTTCAAGATTAAACAAGAATGGCTGGAAGAGCTTGATAAGTGTGCGAACCGTGAGACGGCATCATCGTTCATGGAAGGGGAAATTCCTGGGTATAAACAACAAATGTTCGGGAATCATACCGTAAAGACTCGCTTCGACTTCGCAGGATTGGTGCTTGATTACAATGAGGAAACTAAAATCGTTACCATGCAGCAACGTAATTTCTTCAAGCCTGGGGATGAAGTCGAGTTTTTTGGACCGGAAATCGAAAACTTCACTCAAAAAATCGGTACGATCTGGGATGAGTCAGGTAAGGAGCTGGAGGCAGCCCGCCATCCGCTTCAAATTGTCCGCATTCAAGTAGATAAAA
- a CDS encoding peptidase U32 family protein encodes MKKPELLVTPTSVDHITKLIDAGADAFVIGEQRYALRLAGEFKREDVEKAIELAHAAGKKVYVSMNAIFHNEKVDELEGYVTFLKEAGADRIIFGDPAVLMAVRAVAPDMPLHWNTEMTVTNWYTCNYWGKRGAVRAVAAREISLDEIVEMKENAEVEIEVQVHGMTCMFQSKRTLLGNYFEYQGKALEVENRKEHRNMFLHDKERENKYPIYEDENGTHIMSPNDMCMIDELQELIEAEIDSLKIEGLLQTPEYIIEMTKLYREAIDVCAEDPDRYDDMKSELFEKVKAIQPDNRELDTGFFFKESVY; translated from the coding sequence ATGAAAAAGCCTGAATTACTTGTGACTCCGACAAGTGTCGATCATATAACGAAACTCATCGATGCTGGCGCCGACGCCTTCGTCATTGGCGAACAACGTTATGCGCTAAGGCTGGCAGGGGAGTTCAAACGTGAAGATGTAGAGAAGGCGATTGAGCTAGCACATGCCGCGGGCAAGAAAGTGTACGTATCCATGAACGCCATTTTCCATAATGAAAAAGTGGACGAGCTTGAAGGGTATGTCACATTCCTTAAAGAGGCTGGTGCCGACCGGATCATTTTCGGTGATCCCGCAGTCTTGATGGCTGTCCGTGCCGTGGCACCTGATATGCCCCTGCACTGGAATACAGAGATGACGGTAACGAACTGGTACACATGTAATTATTGGGGGAAACGCGGTGCTGTCCGTGCCGTTGCTGCCCGTGAGATAAGTCTGGACGAGATAGTCGAAATGAAGGAAAATGCCGAAGTGGAGATTGAAGTCCAAGTGCATGGCATGACATGCATGTTCCAATCGAAGCGTACGCTCCTTGGCAATTACTTTGAATACCAAGGCAAGGCATTGGAAGTGGAAAATCGGAAGGAACATAGAAATATGTTCTTGCATGATAAGGAACGTGAAAATAAATATCCGATTTATGAAGATGAAAATGGTACACATATCATGAGTCCGAACGATATGTGCATGATTGATGAACTTCAGGAATTGATTGAAGCGGAAATCGATTCACTGAAAATCGAAGGATTATTACAAACACCGGAATATATCATTGAAATGACAAAGTTATATCGGGAAGCGATTGACGTATGTGCTGAAGACCCTGACCGCTATGATGATATGAAATCGGAACTTTTTGAAAAAGTCAAAGCGATTCAGCCGGATAACCGTGAGTTGGATACCGGATTCTTCTTTAAAGAATCGGTTTATTAA
- a CDS encoding O-methyltransferase encodes MNGKIEQYLHSLIPERTGLLKELEDFAMENNVPIMEPEGIEVLLQILRLHQPKAILEVGSAIGYSAIRMAETLPEARIVTLERNEARIEQARANFKKAGLSERITLIEGDALEAGPKVMEHGPFDIIFVDAAKGQYKRFFELFEPFLAGAGIIITDNVLFKGLVAENIEEMEMTRRKRALIKKIRDFNIWLHDHPNFDTVILPIGDGVAISKHRGDKNEKA; translated from the coding sequence TTGAACGGAAAAATAGAACAATATCTTCATTCCTTAATTCCGGAGCGTACGGGTTTGCTTAAGGAGTTGGAAGATTTTGCGATGGAAAATAATGTGCCGATCATGGAGCCCGAAGGCATTGAGGTACTGCTTCAGATTTTAAGGCTTCATCAGCCAAAGGCGATATTGGAAGTGGGTTCGGCAATTGGCTATTCGGCCATTAGGATGGCTGAGACCCTTCCGGAAGCTCGAATCGTCACACTTGAACGGAATGAAGCCCGTATTGAGCAGGCAAGGGCTAACTTCAAGAAGGCGGGACTGTCGGAAAGGATCACCCTCATTGAAGGGGATGCTCTTGAAGCGGGCCCGAAAGTGATGGAACACGGTCCGTTTGATATCATCTTCGTTGATGCGGCTAAAGGGCAGTACAAGCGATTTTTTGAACTGTTTGAACCATTCCTTGCCGGTGCTGGCATTATCATTACTGATAATGTTTTATTTAAAGGCTTGGTTGCTGAAAACATTGAAGAAATGGAAATGACGAGAAGAAAGCGAGCTCTTATTAAAAAAATCAGAGACTTTAACATCTGGTTACATGACCATCCCAACTTCGATACTGTAATTTTGCCGATTGGTGATGGTGTGGCCATTAGTAAACATAGAGGTGACAAAAATGAAAAAGCCTGA
- the mltG gene encoding endolytic transglycosylase MltG: protein MDEKDKNLSKKDHIRMKLLEQQGEAKLVRKIIMITIASLILLIGIVGLVGFLYINSAMKPVDPDDDTIKKVKIPIGSSVNGISTLLEEQGIIKDARVFKYYIKFRNESGFQAGEYKLSPSMPIEDIVTSIKTGKLMKEAAMKITIPEGKQLIQIADIIAVKTGEDPKKVFKKLNDKKFVNSMQEKFPQLLTSEIENEKVLYPLEGYLFPATYDFYEEKPTLESIVIEMLKKTEETLQAYESQMDKNDYSVHQMLTFASLVEEEATAQVDRGKIASVFYNRIEEGMPLQTDPTVLYAKGSHKSRVYYKDLEVKSPYNTYKNKGLPPGPIANAGTTSIDAVLKPEKTDYLYFLATPEGEVLYSKTLDDHNNKKAEHISNK, encoded by the coding sequence ATGGATGAAAAAGATAAAAATTTATCTAAAAAGGATCACATCCGAATGAAATTGTTAGAACAGCAAGGAGAAGCCAAGCTGGTTCGTAAAATCATCATGATTACGATAGCTTCGCTTATTTTACTAATTGGGATCGTTGGTCTTGTGGGCTTTTTATATATCAACTCAGCCATGAAACCAGTCGATCCGGATGATGACACCATCAAGAAAGTGAAAATCCCAATCGGTTCTTCCGTTAACGGAATTTCAACACTGCTTGAAGAGCAGGGAATAATCAAGGACGCACGCGTATTCAAATATTATATTAAATTCCGCAATGAATCCGGTTTTCAGGCAGGGGAGTATAAATTATCACCTTCCATGCCAATTGAAGATATCGTCACAAGCATCAAAACCGGAAAACTCATGAAGGAAGCTGCAATGAAGATAACGATTCCTGAAGGAAAGCAGCTTATCCAAATTGCCGATATCATCGCAGTGAAGACGGGTGAAGATCCGAAAAAGGTCTTTAAGAAATTGAATGATAAGAAGTTCGTAAATTCCATGCAAGAGAAATTTCCGCAGCTCCTGACCTCGGAAATTGAAAATGAAAAGGTTCTATATCCGCTTGAAGGGTACCTTTTCCCGGCTACTTATGACTTTTATGAGGAAAAGCCGACCCTGGAATCGATCGTCATCGAGATGCTGAAGAAAACGGAAGAAACATTGCAGGCTTACGAGAGCCAAATGGACAAGAACGATTATTCCGTACACCAGATGCTGACCTTCGCTTCGCTTGTTGAAGAAGAGGCGACGGCGCAAGTCGATCGCGGAAAAATAGCTTCCGTCTTTTACAATCGTATTGAGGAAGGTATGCCGCTTCAAACGGATCCGACCGTTTTGTATGCAAAGGGTTCACATAAGAGCAGGGTGTATTATAAAGACCTTGAGGTGAAATCCCCTTATAATACGTATAAGAACAAGGGGCTGCCGCCAGGACCGATTGCCAATGCCGGAACGACATCGATCGATGCGGTACTGAAGCCTGAGAAAACGGATTATCTGTACTTTTTGGCAACACCTGAAGGGGAAGTCCTTTACTCCAAGACCTTGGATGACCACAATAACAAAAAGGCAGAGCATATTTCCAATAAATAA
- a CDS encoding DUF1292 domain-containing protein, whose protein sequence is MEHGENNITVVDENGNEQLCEILFTFDSDKFNKSYVLYYPMSAEDDEEEIEIHASSFVPSEDNKDGELTPIETEEEWDLVEEMLNTFLDQEEAEEE, encoded by the coding sequence ATGGAACACGGCGAAAACAACATTACAGTAGTAGATGAAAACGGAAACGAGCAGCTTTGCGAAATCCTTTTCACATTCGATTCAGATAAATTCAACAAATCTTATGTACTTTACTATCCGATGTCTGCAGAAGATGACGAGGAAGAAATTGAAATCCACGCTTCATCATTCGTACCAAGCGAAGATAATAAAGATGGTGAACTTACACCGATCGAAACAGAAGAAGAATGGGATCTTGTCGAAGAAATGTTAAATACATTCCTTGACCAAGAAGAAGCGGAAGAAGAATAA
- the ruvX gene encoding Holliday junction resolvase RuvX, whose protein sequence is MRTMGLDLGSKTIGVALSDAMGWTAQGLETIKINEAGNDFGFKRLNEIIKEHDVSKIVLGLPKNMNGTVGPRGEISQDFAKRLENKFKLPVFLWDERLTTMAAERVLLEADVSRSKRKKVIDKMAAVMILQGFLDRQTNSI, encoded by the coding sequence ATGCGCACAATGGGACTTGATTTAGGTTCAAAAACCATCGGCGTCGCCCTGAGTGACGCGATGGGCTGGACTGCACAAGGATTGGAAACGATCAAAATTAACGAAGCTGGAAATGACTTCGGCTTTAAACGCCTCAATGAAATTATAAAAGAGCATGATGTTTCTAAAATTGTCCTCGGTTTACCTAAAAACATGAATGGGACTGTTGGACCGCGAGGCGAGATCAGCCAAGATTTCGCTAAGCGATTAGAAAACAAATTCAAGCTGCCGGTGTTTCTCTGGGATGAACGGTTGACAACTATGGCGGCTGAACGTGTCCTTCTTGAGGCGGACGTGAGCCGAAGCAAACGCAAGAAAGTCATTGATAAAATGGCAGCTGTCATGATCCTGCAAGGATTCTTGGACAGACAAACAAATTCAATATGA
- a CDS encoding IreB family regulatory phosphoprotein: protein MSSFDKTMKFNFPEEPFERDVQEVLSQVYVALQEKGYNPINQIVGYLLSGDPAYIPRHMDARNIIRKLERDEIIEELVKSYLKNHREEY, encoded by the coding sequence ATGAGTTCCTTTGATAAAACGATGAAATTTAATTTTCCCGAAGAACCATTCGAAAGAGATGTACAAGAAGTATTGTCTCAAGTATATGTTGCACTTCAGGAAAAAGGTTATAACCCGATAAACCAGATTGTCGGTTATCTATTATCTGGTGACCCGGCCTACATCCCGCGCCATATGGATGCTCGGAACATTATTCGTAAGCTTGAACGCGATGAAATCATCGAAGAATTGGTTAAGTCGTATCTTAAGAACCATCGAGAGGAATACTAA